A genomic region of Aspergillus oryzae RIB40 DNA, chromosome 1 contains the following coding sequences:
- a CDS encoding zinc-binding alcohol dehydrogenase family protein (predicted protein), with translation MKEAIVRKDTSVEIVDSPIPKPGPGHVLIKVIVADHFPLAWPAQAFDWKIPIHFGREMNTGDDISGIVEAVGEDVVGFHKGDRVAAFHEMMTSHGAFAEYAIAPYYTTFHIPDSTSFEEAATVPLAAYTSACALFQELELPEPWSPRAKAAGKEGIKRPLIIYGASTATGAFAIKLAAAANVHPIITVGSKRSDFIKPFLDENKGDVLIDYTAYATEEELIKAIQEAVKKGGAPGGRCWKAYDTVSEDKTIRLVSKAIAGPPNPAGQKPKITNIFLKTEVEGSDPSVEIVFSMVGQVHYEDENDKLIGVTWGAAFSRGLREGWLTSHPYTLGNNGLEGLSEGLKGLRDGKIRAQKFLTRPNETPGARD, from the exons atgaAGGAAGCGATTGTTAGGAAAGACACCTCAGTAGAGATTGTCGACTCTCCCATTCCCAAACCGGGTCCTGGCCATGTGTTAATTAAGGTCATCGTCGCTG ACCATTTCCCACTAGCCTGGCCAGCGCAGGCCTTC GACTGGAAGATACCCATCCATTTCGGTCGTGAAATGAACACCGGTGACGACATCTCCGGTATCGTCGAAGCCGTGGGAGAGGATGTGGTTGGATTTCACAAAGGGGACCGCGTGGCCGCCTTCCACGAGATGATGACCTCTCACGGGGCATTCGCTGAGTACGCCATAGCGCCTTATTATACTACCTTTCACATTCCGGACTCAACCTCCTTTGAGGAGGCCGCCACGGTTCCCTTGGCTGCCTACACATCCGCCTGTGCGCTTTTTCAGGAGCTCGAGTTACCTGAGCCATGGTCACCACGTGCTAAGGCCGCGGGAAAAGAGGGTATTAAGCGTCCTTTGATTATCTATGGAGCGAGTACTGCCACGGGAGCCTTCGCTATCAAGCTTGCTGCGGCCGCCAACGTTCACCCTATCATCACAGTTGGCAGCAAGCGGAGTGACTTCATCAAGCCCTTCCTGGACGAAAACAAGGGGGATGTCCTCATCGACTATACTGCGTATGCGACAGAGGAGGAGCTAATCAAGGCGATTCAGGAGGCTGTTAAGAAGGGAGGTGCTCCCGGCGGCCGCTGTTGGAAAGCCTATGATACTGTTTCCGAAGATAAAACGATCAGGCTCGTCTCCAAGGCCATTGCCGGGCCGCCGAACCCGGCAGGCCAGAAGCCAAAGATAACTAATATTTTCCTTAAAACTGAGGTCGAGGGCTCTGACCCGAGTGTTGAGATTGTATTCTCTATGGTTGGTCAAGTCCATTACGAGGACGAGAATGACAAGCTCATTGGCGTGACATGGGGCGCAGCGTTTTCTCGGGGCCTGCGCGAGGGTTGGTTGACTAGTCATCCCTACACATTAGGTAATAACGGTCTGGAGGGCTTGTCTGAAGGCCTAAAGGGTCTCAGGGACGGCAAAATCCGCGCCCAGAAATTTTTGACACGGCCCAACGAGACACCAGGCGCGAGGGATTGA
- a CDS encoding 3-methyl-2-oxobutanoate hydroxymethyltransferase (ketopantoate hydroxymethyltransferase): MFTKSSFSRLASLRHSWRPRYSVPPRFPLFNSILVRYSSYSPMGKTQSDSRKKVTIQTLQSLYTKSEPITALTAHDFPSGHIADAAGMDVVIVGDSLSMVALGMEDTNEVTIEDMLLHCRSVSRAVKYAFTITDLPMGSYELSPEQALQSAIRMVKEGGMQAVKLEGGEQMAPTIRRITQTGIPVLAHIGLTPQRQHSIGGFKVQGKSVAGAVKVLRDALAVQEAGAFMVLLEAVPGEVAALITERLRVPTIGIGAGVGCSGQALVQVDLIGNFPPGRFVPKFVKTYADVWGEAVRGIEEFKRDVKSRAFPSGEYTYPISEQEMAEFRSLMGEVGQQGVGMASRA, from the exons ATGTTCACCaaatcctccttctctcgcTTGGCCTCCCTAAGACACTCATGGCGACCTCGCTACAGTGTCCCACCGCGGTTTCCTCTATTTAATAGTATCCTTGTCCGATATAGTTCCTACTCGCCCATGGGAAAAACCCAATCGGATTCCCGCAAGAAAGTAACCATCCAAACACTTCAAAGCCTTTATACGAAGAGCGAGCCCATTACAGCACTTACAGCCCACGATTTCCCAAGTGGGCATATAGCCGATGCCGCAGGGATGGATGTGGTTATTGTCGGAGATAGCCTGAGCATGGTCGCGCTAGGAATGGAGGATACAAATGAAGTGACCATTGAAGATATGCTCCTTCACTGTCGAAGTGTATCTCGGGCTGTCAAATATGCTTTCACG ATAACAGACCTCCCAATGGGCTCCTATGAGCTATCCCCGGAACAGGCCCTGCAATCCGCCATCCGCATGGTCAAAGAAGGCGGCATGCAAGCTGTGAAACTAGAAGGCGGAGAACAAATGGCACCCACCATCCGACGAATCACCCAAACTGGGATCCCCGTCCTGGCGCATATCGGCCTAACCCCGCAACGACAACACTCTATTGGTGGCTTTAAGGTCCAGGGCAAGTCCGTCGCGGGCGCAGTCAAGGTACTGCGGGATGCCCTTGCCGTGCAGGAAGCCGGGGCGTTTATGGTTCTTCTCGAGGCTGTTCCCGGGGAGGTTGCTGCTTTGATTACGGAGAGGCTTCGTGTTCCGACCATCGGGATCGGGGCTGGGGTTGGTTGTTCTGGGCAGGCTCTCGTGCAGGTGGATTTAATTGGGAATTTTCCACCGGGGAGGTTTGTGCCTAAGTTTGTGAAGACCTATGCGGATGTTTGGGGGGAGGCGGTTCGGGGTATTGAGGAGTTTAAACGGGATGTTAAGAGTAGGGCTTTTCCTTCGGGGGAGTATACTTATCCGATTTCTGAGCAGGAGATGGCGGAGTTTCGGAGTCTTATGGGTGAGGTAGGTCAACAGGGAGTCGGTATGGCTAGTAGAGCTTGA